From Cyprinus carpio isolate SPL01 chromosome A7, ASM1834038v1, whole genome shotgun sequence, a single genomic window includes:
- the LOC109073005 gene encoding tight junction protein ZO-1-like isoform X2, which translates to MKYQKYITVMQMAMGVTASNKDDCIPPKRQLWVPPDSDATAASAVTPPAAAASQGKPSLRRIKGRIHRSKSLDSIDLLDCNSTTMEETVIWEQHTVTLHRAPGFGFGIAISGGRDNPHFQSGETSIVISDVLKGGPAEGLLQENDRVAMVNGVSMDNVEHAYAVQQLRKSGKNAKITIRRKRKVQIPVSRGGDRETMSEREEEDDTEEDDYEGPARAGGASGGTSRRNERSCMAGRRDHSNSRERSISPRSDRRSVASSVPARPSKVTLVKSRKNEEYGLRLASHIFVKDISSESLAARDGNIQEGDVVLKINGTVTENLSLIDAKKLIERSKGKLKMVVQRDERATLLNVPDLDNSIPSANSDRDDISEIHSLTSDHSHERTRRSRSHSPDKRSEPSDISSHSPQQMSNGRLTGSFLTRMLPLHRSREEERISKPAALSTPVKIAEDALLVLPTEQPGDKQIPPLPEPKPVYAQPGQPDVDLPVSPSDAPVPSVTHDDSILRPSMKLVKFKKGESVGLRLAGGNDVGIFVAGVLEDSPAAKEGLEEGDQILRVNNVDFANIIREEAVLFLLDLPRGEEVTILAQRKKDVYRRIVESDVGDSFYIRTHFEYEKESPYGLSFNKGEVFRVVDTLYNGKLGSWLAIRIGKNHQEVERGIIPNKNRAEQLSSVQYTLPKTAGGDRADFWRFRGLRSSKRNLRKSREDLSAQPVQTKFPAYERVVLREAGFLRPVVIFGPIADVARDKLAREVPDVFELAKSEPKDAGNDQRSSGIIRLHTIKQIIDRDRHAVLDITPNAVDRLNYAQWYPIVVFLNPDSKQGVKNMRTRLCPESRKSARKLHERALKLRKHNHHLFTATINMNNMNDGWYGALKETIQQQQNQLVWVSEGKADGAPGDDLDLHDDRLSYISAPGSEYSMYSTDSRHTSDYEDTDTEGGAYTDQELDETLNDEVGPPTEPAITRSSEPVREDPPVIQEPPGYRVYQPEPLNRIDPAGFKAPAPQQKAEVALPKQPAPLAETAPPAVLVNVGALSAKDLPVTLTQGDFSPEAGSLFPPAPELAQPASLDPNQSGQPGSESKMYKKDIYRNNEPVQVNQNPVQPNYNPQQPLYQEDKPYRDYDHQPYRYDGGYMEPKARNFDPHLHFDSSVPPYDEQWAPYDQTSGYDPHMPYEDGLNRMYGHPQMRNDTGYDASRPRYGKPSPGPIRHDELPPVHPQYDQEVLPRTQASSRSPEPPKQQYYDPSQRPAYTQPQQRGYKNSEASVTPPKPESISPPVEPALPPPPAEVEDDPALKPRSVLTRVKMFENKRSVSVDRAREAADSGIRPVDMVPKPGTASMPKASSLSNLDQEKASRSPEPQQPQPKAADIIRSNNNDPDEDEDYYRKQLSFFDRRSFDSKPSAQLTPAIKPAQPQTQPGYYPRAESVEKINPVAPANPAVPPPTLPKPTVTPPLDSHGSPKVKHPNHEDTVQGTSLPQKSFPEKSPVNGTGEPPKTNSTATYNYNRFVPKPYTTSARPFQQKFDTPKFNHNLLPNDSQSKTDNVKAPVSTTTKPQSSPQPTDHDSGLDTFTRTMDQKPRYQQNNINAVPKAIPVSPSALEDDDDDDDSHTVVATARGIFNTNGGVLSSIETGVSIIIPQGAIPDGVEQEIYFKVCRDNSILPPLDKEKGETLLSPLVMCGPHGLKFLKPVELRLPHCASMTPDGWSFALKSSDSSSGDPKSWQNKSVPGDPNYLVGANCVSVLIDHF; encoded by the exons AGTACAACAATGGAGGAAACTGTAATATGGGAACAGCACACGGTGACTCTTCACAGG GCACCAGGTTTCGGGTTTGGAATCGCCATCTCAGGGGGCCGTGACAACCCTCATTTCCAGAGCGGAGAGACCTCTATAGTGATCTCAGATGTGCTCAAAGGGGGACCAGCAGAGGGACTTTTACA GGAGAATGATAGAGTGGCGATGGTAAACGGTGTCTCCATGGACAATGTGGAGCATGCCTACGCTGTTCAACAGCTGAGGAAAAGTGGAAAGAATGCCAAAATT ACTATCCGCAGAAAGAGGAAGGTGCAGATTCCTGTAAGTCGAGGGGGAGACAGAGAGACTATGTCAGAGCGAGAGGAAGAGGACGACACTGAGGAGGATGATTATGAGGGTCCCGCACGTGCAGGGGGAGCGAGTGGAGGCACGAGCAGAAGAAACGAGCGCAGCTGCATGGCTGGAAGGCGGGACCACAGTAATTCTCGTGAGAGGAGCATTTCCCCACGCTCAGACAGACGATCAGTTGCCTCCAGCGTCCCAGCACGACCTTCCAAAGTCACACTCGTCAAGTCCCGCAAGAATGAAG AATATGGCCTGCGTCTGGCCAGCCACATTTTTGTAAAGGACATTTCTTCCGAAAGCCTCGCAGCCCGTGACGGCAACATACAAGAGGGAGATGTCGTTCTGAAG ATCAATGGCACAGTGACTGAGAACCTGTCTTTGATAGATGCAAAGAAGCTTATAGAGCGATCGAAAGGCAAGCTGAAGATGGTGGTGCAGAGAGACGAGAGGGCGACACTCCTCAACGTTCCAGATTTGGATAATAGCATTCCCTCAGCTAATTCAGACAGAGATG ACATTTCAGAAATTCATTCACTGACATCAGATCATTCCCATGAGCGCACCCGTCGCAGTCGATCCCATTCCCCTGACAAACGCTCCGAGCCCTCCGACATCTCCAGCCACTCTCCACAACAGATGAGCAACGGCAG GCTGACGGGCTCTTTTCTCACCAGAATGCTCCCGCT CCACAGGAGTCGTGAGGAGGAGCGTATCTCCAAACCAGCGGCTCTATCCACTCCAGTTAAGATCGCGGAGGATGCACTTCTGGTTCTGCCCACAGAACAGCCCGGGGACAAACAGATCCCTCCACTACCAG AGCCGAAACCTGTGTATGCACAACCTGGGCAACCTGATGTTGATCTGCCAGTCAGCCCTTCTGACGCCCCTGTGCCCAGTGTTACCCATGATGACAGCATCCTCCG GCCTAGTATGAAGCTGGTGAAGTTTAAGAAAGGAGAAAGCGTAGGATTGAGGCTGGCAGGAGGAAATGATGTGGGGATCTTTGTGGCTGGTGTGCTGGAAGACAGTCCTGCTGCTAAGGAAGGCCTGGAGGAGGGAGACCAGATACTCAGG GTTAACAATGTTGACTTTGCAAACATCATTCGTGAGGAAGCAGTGCTGTTCCTGCTCGATCTGCCCAGAGGTGAGGAGGTCACCATCCTGGCTCAGAGGAAGAAAGATG TGTACCGGCGGATAGTGGAGTCTGATGTGGGCGACTCCTTCTACATCAGAACACACTTTGAGTATGAGAAAGAGTCTCCTTATGGCCTGAGCTTTAATAAGGGAGAGGTGTTCAGAGTGGTGGACACACTCTACAATGGCAAACTGGGCTCCTGGTTGGCCATCCGCATTGGGAAGAACCACCAGGAAGTGGAAAGAGGCATCATTCCAAACAAGAACAG GGCGGAGCAGTTATCGAGCGTACAGTACACACTCCCCAAAACTGCAGGAGGCGACCGAGCTGACTTCTGGAGGTTCAGAGGTCTGCGTAGTTCAAAGAGAAACCTGCGGAAGAGCAGAGAAGATCTATCAGCTCAGCCTGTTCAGACCAAGTTCCCTGCGTATGAGAGAGTGGTTCTTAGAGAAG CTGGGTTCCTGAGACCTGTTGTGATCTTCGGGCCAATAGCAGACGTGGCACGAGACAAACTGGCGAGAGAGGTGCCTGATGTGTTTGAGCTCGCAA AGAGTGAACCCAAAGATGCCGGCAATGACCAGCGCAGCTCGGGGATTATACGCCTTCACACTATCAAACAGATAATCGACCGG GACAGGCATGCAGTGTTGGACATTACTCCTAACGCAGTGGATCGGCTGAACTATGCTCAGTGGTATCCCATCGTGGTGTTCCTGAATCCTGACAGTAAGCAGGGCGTGAAGAACATGAGGACCAGACTGTGTCCTGAGTCCAGGAAGAGTGCCAGGAAACTCCATGAGCGTGCACTCAAACTGAGAAAGCACAACCACCACCTATTCACAG CCACCATTAACATGAACAACATGAATGATGGCTGGTATGGAGCGTTGAAGGAGACCATTCAGCAGCAACAGAACCAGCTGGTGTGGGTCTCAGAGGGCAAG GCGGACGGTGCACCTGGCGATGATTTGGACCTTCACGATGACCGTCTGTCCTATATATCTGCCCCTGGTAGCGAGTACAGTATGTACAGCACAGACAGCCGTCACACCTCAGACTATGAGGACACTGACACGGAGGGCGGAGCCTACACTGACCAGGAACTAGACGAGACCCTAAACGATGAGGTTGGACCACCCACTGAACCCGCCATCACTCGCTCCTCAGAGCCCGTCCGGGAGGACCCGCCCGTCATCCAGGAACCTCCTGGATACAGAGTGTACCAGCCTGAACCCCTGAACCGCATCGACCCCGCAGGGTTCAAGGCCCCTGCACCTCAGCAG AAAGCAGAGGTTGCTCTCCCCAAGCAGCCTGCGCCGCTGGCAGAGACAGCGCCCCCTGCTGTTCTTGTAAATGTAGGGGCCCTGAGTGCCAAGGATCTCCCGGTCACCCTCACTCAGGGGGATTTCAGCCCAGAGGCTGGCTCTCTCTTCCCACCTGCCCCTGAGCTAGCTCAACCCGCGTCTCTCGATCCCAACCAATCCGGACAACCCGGGTCAGAGTCTAAG ATGTACAAGAAGGATATCTATCGTAACAACGAGCCGGTGCAGGTGAACCAGAACCCTGTGCAGCCCAACTACAACCCCCAGCAGCCCCTCTACCAGGAAGACAAGCCATACAGAGATTATGACCACCAGCCCTACCGCTATGATGGGGGCTACATGGAACCAAAAGCTCGAAACTTTGACCCTCACCTACATTTTGACAGCAGCGTGCCTCCGTATGATGAGCAATGGGCCCCGTATGACCAAACCTCTGGATATGATCCTCATATGCCCTATGAGGACGGTCTGAACCGCATGTACGGTCACCCTCAGATGCGAAATGACACGGGCTATGATGCCAGTCGACCTCGCTATGGCAAACCCAGCCCTGGACCGATCCGACATGATGAACTGCCCCCTGTGCACCCACAATATGACCAGGAAGTTCTCCCTCGTACTCAAGCTTCCTCCCGCTCCCCCGAACCCCCCAAACAACAGTACTACGACCCATCCCAGAGGCCTGCCTACACTCAACCACAACAGAGGGGCTACAAGAACTCTGAGGCCTCCGTGACCCCTCCCAAACCTGAATCCATCTCACCACCAGTGGAGCCTGCGCTTCCTCCTCCTCCAGCCGAAGTAGAGGATGACCCAGCCTTGAAGCCCCGGTCCGTGCTCACGAGGGTTAAAATGTTTGAGAACAAGCGATCCGTGTCTGTGGACAGAGCAAGAGAGGCTGCAGACTCTGGTATTCGG CCTGTGGACATGGTGCCTAAACCTGGCACTGCCTCCATGCCCAAAGCCAGTTCTCTAAGTAACCTGGACCAAGAGAAGGCCTCTAG ATCTCCAGAGCCCCAGCAGCCCCAGCCTAAAGCAGCAGATATCATTCGCTCAAATAACAATGACCCTGATGAGGATGAGGATTACTACAGGAAACAGCTGTCTTTCTTCGACCGCCGAAGCTTTGACAGCAAACCCTCTGCACAGCTGACACCTGCCATCAAACCAGCCCAACCCCAGACCCAGCCAGGGTACTACCCCAG GGCAGAGTCAGTGGAGAAGATCAACCCTGTTGCTCCAGCTAATCCAGCTGTCCCGCCCCCGACCCTTCCCAAACCCACAG tgaccCCACCTCTCGACTCTCATGGATCTCCCAAAGTGAAGCATCCCAATCATGAAGACACAGTCCAGGGCACTTCCCTGCCTCAGAAAAGCTTCCCAGAGAAGTCTCCTGTTAACGGCACCGGTGAACCTCCAAAGACCAACAGCACTGCCACGTACAACTACAACCGTTTTGTGCCCAAGCCGTACACAACCTCTGCAAGACCGTTCCAGCAAAAGTTTGACACCCCCAAGTTCAACCACAATCTCCTGCCTAATGACTCTCAAAGTAAGACAGATAATGTGAAAGCTCCCGTCAGTACCACAACCAAACCACAGAGCTCACCCCAGCCGACAGACCACGACAGCGGCCTGGACACCTTCACCCGCACCATGGACCAGAAACCCAGATACCAGCAGAACAACATCAACGCCGTACCCAAGGCAATACCTGTCAG CCCGAGTGCTttggaggatgatgatgatgatgatgacagccACACGGTGGTGGCGACGGCACGGGGCATCTTCAACACTAACGGCGGGGTCCTGAGCTCCATTGAGACGGGAGTGAGCATCATTATCCCTCAGGGAGCCATTCCTGACGGTGTGGAGCAAGAGATCTACTTCAAAGTATGTCGGGATAACAGCATCCTGCCACCTCTAGACAAAGAGAAAG GTGAAACTCTGCTGAGTCCCCTGGTGATGTGTGGTCCCCACGGCCTGAAGTTCCTGAAGCCAGTGGAGCTCCGCCTACCTCACTGTGCGTCTATGACCCCTGATGGTTGGTCTTTTGCTCTAAAATCATCCGACTCCTCGTCGG GTGATCCTAAGAGTTGGCAGAACAAATCTGTCCCTGGGGATCCCAACTACCTGGTTGGAGCCAACTGTGTGTCTGTGCTTATTGACCATTTCTGA
- the LOC109073005 gene encoding tight junction protein ZO-1-like isoform X3, whose protein sequence is MKYQKYITVMQMAMGVTASNKDDCIPPKRQLWVPPDSDATAASAVTPPAAAASQGKPSLRRIKGRIHRSKSLDSIDLLDCNSTTMEETVIWEQHTVTLHRAPGFGFGIAISGGRDNPHFQSGETSIVISDVLKGGPAEGLLQENDRVAMVNGVSMDNVEHAYAVQQLRKSGKNAKITIRRKRKVQIPVSRGGDRETMSEREEEDDTEEDDYEGPARAGGASGGTSRRNERSCMAGRRDHSNSRERSISPRSDRRSVASSVPARPSKVTLVKSRKNEEYGLRLASHIFVKDISSESLAARDGNIQEGDVVLKINGTVTENLSLIDAKKLIERSKGKLKMVVQRDERATLLNVPDLDNSIPSANSDRDDISEIHSLTSDHSHERTRRSRSHSPDKRSEPSDISSHSPQQMSNGSHRSREEERISKPAALSTPVKIAEDALLVLPTEQPGDKQIPPLPEPKPVYAQPGQPDVDLPVSPSDAPVPSVTHDDSILRPSMKLVKFKKGESVGLRLAGGNDVGIFVAGVLEDSPAAKEGLEEGDQILRVNNVDFANIIREEAVLFLLDLPRGEEVTILAQRKKDVYRRIVESDVGDSFYIRTHFEYEKESPYGLSFNKGEVFRVVDTLYNGKLGSWLAIRIGKNHQEVERGIIPNKNRAEQLSSVQYTLPKTAGGDRADFWRFRGLRSSKRNLRKSREDLSAQPVQTKFPAYERVVLREAGFLRPVVIFGPIADVARDKLAREVPDVFELAKTQHPDGREKSEPKDAGNDQRSSGIIRLHTIKQIIDRDRHAVLDITPNAVDRLNYAQWYPIVVFLNPDSKQGVKNMRTRLCPESRKSARKLHERALKLRKHNHHLFTATINMNNMNDGWYGALKETIQQQQNQLVWVSEGKADGAPGDDLDLHDDRLSYISAPGSEYSMYSTDSRHTSDYEDTDTEGGAYTDQELDETLNDEVGPPTEPAITRSSEPVREDPPVIQEPPGYRVYQPEPLNRIDPAGFKAPAPQQKAEVALPKQPAPLAETAPPAVLVNVGALSAKDLPVTLTQGDFSPEAGSLFPPAPELAQPASLDPNQSGQPGSESKMYKKDIYRNNEPVQVNQNPVQPNYNPQQPLYQEDKPYRDYDHQPYRYDGGYMEPKARNFDPHLHFDSSVPPYDEQWAPYDQTSGYDPHMPYEDGLNRMYGHPQMRNDTGYDASRPRYGKPSPGPIRHDELPPVHPQYDQEVLPRTQASSRSPEPPKQQYYDPSQRPAYTQPQQRGYKNSEASVTPPKPESISPPVEPALPPPPAEVEDDPALKPRSVLTRVKMFENKRSVSVDRAREAADSGIRPVDMVPKPGTASMPKASSLSNLDQEKASRSPEPQQPQPKAADIIRSNNNDPDEDEDYYRKQLSFFDRRSFDSKPSAQLTPAIKPAQPQTQPGYYPRAESVEKINPVAPANPAVPPPTLPKPTVTPPLDSHGSPKVKHPNHEDTVQGTSLPQKSFPEKSPVNGTGEPPKTNSTATYNYNRFVPKPYTTSARPFQQKFDTPKFNHNLLPNDSQSKTDNVKAPVSTTTKPQSSPQPTDHDSGLDTFTRTMDQKPRYQQNNINAVPKAIPVSPSALEDDDDDDDSHTVVATARGIFNTNGGVLSSIETGVSIIIPQGAIPDGVEQEIYFKVCRDNSILPPLDKEKGETLLSPLVMCGPHGLKFLKPVELRLPHCASMTPDGWSFALKSSDSSSGDPKSWQNKSVPGDPNYLVGANCVSVLIDHF, encoded by the exons AGTACAACAATGGAGGAAACTGTAATATGGGAACAGCACACGGTGACTCTTCACAGG GCACCAGGTTTCGGGTTTGGAATCGCCATCTCAGGGGGCCGTGACAACCCTCATTTCCAGAGCGGAGAGACCTCTATAGTGATCTCAGATGTGCTCAAAGGGGGACCAGCAGAGGGACTTTTACA GGAGAATGATAGAGTGGCGATGGTAAACGGTGTCTCCATGGACAATGTGGAGCATGCCTACGCTGTTCAACAGCTGAGGAAAAGTGGAAAGAATGCCAAAATT ACTATCCGCAGAAAGAGGAAGGTGCAGATTCCTGTAAGTCGAGGGGGAGACAGAGAGACTATGTCAGAGCGAGAGGAAGAGGACGACACTGAGGAGGATGATTATGAGGGTCCCGCACGTGCAGGGGGAGCGAGTGGAGGCACGAGCAGAAGAAACGAGCGCAGCTGCATGGCTGGAAGGCGGGACCACAGTAATTCTCGTGAGAGGAGCATTTCCCCACGCTCAGACAGACGATCAGTTGCCTCCAGCGTCCCAGCACGACCTTCCAAAGTCACACTCGTCAAGTCCCGCAAGAATGAAG AATATGGCCTGCGTCTGGCCAGCCACATTTTTGTAAAGGACATTTCTTCCGAAAGCCTCGCAGCCCGTGACGGCAACATACAAGAGGGAGATGTCGTTCTGAAG ATCAATGGCACAGTGACTGAGAACCTGTCTTTGATAGATGCAAAGAAGCTTATAGAGCGATCGAAAGGCAAGCTGAAGATGGTGGTGCAGAGAGACGAGAGGGCGACACTCCTCAACGTTCCAGATTTGGATAATAGCATTCCCTCAGCTAATTCAGACAGAGATG ACATTTCAGAAATTCATTCACTGACATCAGATCATTCCCATGAGCGCACCCGTCGCAGTCGATCCCATTCCCCTGACAAACGCTCCGAGCCCTCCGACATCTCCAGCCACTCTCCACAACAGATGAGCAACGGCAG CCACAGGAGTCGTGAGGAGGAGCGTATCTCCAAACCAGCGGCTCTATCCACTCCAGTTAAGATCGCGGAGGATGCACTTCTGGTTCTGCCCACAGAACAGCCCGGGGACAAACAGATCCCTCCACTACCAG AGCCGAAACCTGTGTATGCACAACCTGGGCAACCTGATGTTGATCTGCCAGTCAGCCCTTCTGACGCCCCTGTGCCCAGTGTTACCCATGATGACAGCATCCTCCG GCCTAGTATGAAGCTGGTGAAGTTTAAGAAAGGAGAAAGCGTAGGATTGAGGCTGGCAGGAGGAAATGATGTGGGGATCTTTGTGGCTGGTGTGCTGGAAGACAGTCCTGCTGCTAAGGAAGGCCTGGAGGAGGGAGACCAGATACTCAGG GTTAACAATGTTGACTTTGCAAACATCATTCGTGAGGAAGCAGTGCTGTTCCTGCTCGATCTGCCCAGAGGTGAGGAGGTCACCATCCTGGCTCAGAGGAAGAAAGATG TGTACCGGCGGATAGTGGAGTCTGATGTGGGCGACTCCTTCTACATCAGAACACACTTTGAGTATGAGAAAGAGTCTCCTTATGGCCTGAGCTTTAATAAGGGAGAGGTGTTCAGAGTGGTGGACACACTCTACAATGGCAAACTGGGCTCCTGGTTGGCCATCCGCATTGGGAAGAACCACCAGGAAGTGGAAAGAGGCATCATTCCAAACAAGAACAG GGCGGAGCAGTTATCGAGCGTACAGTACACACTCCCCAAAACTGCAGGAGGCGACCGAGCTGACTTCTGGAGGTTCAGAGGTCTGCGTAGTTCAAAGAGAAACCTGCGGAAGAGCAGAGAAGATCTATCAGCTCAGCCTGTTCAGACCAAGTTCCCTGCGTATGAGAGAGTGGTTCTTAGAGAAG CTGGGTTCCTGAGACCTGTTGTGATCTTCGGGCCAATAGCAGACGTGGCACGAGACAAACTGGCGAGAGAGGTGCCTGATGTGTTTGAGCTCGCAA AGACACAGCACCCAGATGGAAGGGAAA AGAGTGAACCCAAAGATGCCGGCAATGACCAGCGCAGCTCGGGGATTATACGCCTTCACACTATCAAACAGATAATCGACCGG GACAGGCATGCAGTGTTGGACATTACTCCTAACGCAGTGGATCGGCTGAACTATGCTCAGTGGTATCCCATCGTGGTGTTCCTGAATCCTGACAGTAAGCAGGGCGTGAAGAACATGAGGACCAGACTGTGTCCTGAGTCCAGGAAGAGTGCCAGGAAACTCCATGAGCGTGCACTCAAACTGAGAAAGCACAACCACCACCTATTCACAG CCACCATTAACATGAACAACATGAATGATGGCTGGTATGGAGCGTTGAAGGAGACCATTCAGCAGCAACAGAACCAGCTGGTGTGGGTCTCAGAGGGCAAG GCGGACGGTGCACCTGGCGATGATTTGGACCTTCACGATGACCGTCTGTCCTATATATCTGCCCCTGGTAGCGAGTACAGTATGTACAGCACAGACAGCCGTCACACCTCAGACTATGAGGACACTGACACGGAGGGCGGAGCCTACACTGACCAGGAACTAGACGAGACCCTAAACGATGAGGTTGGACCACCCACTGAACCCGCCATCACTCGCTCCTCAGAGCCCGTCCGGGAGGACCCGCCCGTCATCCAGGAACCTCCTGGATACAGAGTGTACCAGCCTGAACCCCTGAACCGCATCGACCCCGCAGGGTTCAAGGCCCCTGCACCTCAGCAG AAAGCAGAGGTTGCTCTCCCCAAGCAGCCTGCGCCGCTGGCAGAGACAGCGCCCCCTGCTGTTCTTGTAAATGTAGGGGCCCTGAGTGCCAAGGATCTCCCGGTCACCCTCACTCAGGGGGATTTCAGCCCAGAGGCTGGCTCTCTCTTCCCACCTGCCCCTGAGCTAGCTCAACCCGCGTCTCTCGATCCCAACCAATCCGGACAACCCGGGTCAGAGTCTAAG ATGTACAAGAAGGATATCTATCGTAACAACGAGCCGGTGCAGGTGAACCAGAACCCTGTGCAGCCCAACTACAACCCCCAGCAGCCCCTCTACCAGGAAGACAAGCCATACAGAGATTATGACCACCAGCCCTACCGCTATGATGGGGGCTACATGGAACCAAAAGCTCGAAACTTTGACCCTCACCTACATTTTGACAGCAGCGTGCCTCCGTATGATGAGCAATGGGCCCCGTATGACCAAACCTCTGGATATGATCCTCATATGCCCTATGAGGACGGTCTGAACCGCATGTACGGTCACCCTCAGATGCGAAATGACACGGGCTATGATGCCAGTCGACCTCGCTATGGCAAACCCAGCCCTGGACCGATCCGACATGATGAACTGCCCCCTGTGCACCCACAATATGACCAGGAAGTTCTCCCTCGTACTCAAGCTTCCTCCCGCTCCCCCGAACCCCCCAAACAACAGTACTACGACCCATCCCAGAGGCCTGCCTACACTCAACCACAACAGAGGGGCTACAAGAACTCTGAGGCCTCCGTGACCCCTCCCAAACCTGAATCCATCTCACCACCAGTGGAGCCTGCGCTTCCTCCTCCTCCAGCCGAAGTAGAGGATGACCCAGCCTTGAAGCCCCGGTCCGTGCTCACGAGGGTTAAAATGTTTGAGAACAAGCGATCCGTGTCTGTGGACAGAGCAAGAGAGGCTGCAGACTCTGGTATTCGG CCTGTGGACATGGTGCCTAAACCTGGCACTGCCTCCATGCCCAAAGCCAGTTCTCTAAGTAACCTGGACCAAGAGAAGGCCTCTAG ATCTCCAGAGCCCCAGCAGCCCCAGCCTAAAGCAGCAGATATCATTCGCTCAAATAACAATGACCCTGATGAGGATGAGGATTACTACAGGAAACAGCTGTCTTTCTTCGACCGCCGAAGCTTTGACAGCAAACCCTCTGCACAGCTGACACCTGCCATCAAACCAGCCCAACCCCAGACCCAGCCAGGGTACTACCCCAG GGCAGAGTCAGTGGAGAAGATCAACCCTGTTGCTCCAGCTAATCCAGCTGTCCCGCCCCCGACCCTTCCCAAACCCACAG tgaccCCACCTCTCGACTCTCATGGATCTCCCAAAGTGAAGCATCCCAATCATGAAGACACAGTCCAGGGCACTTCCCTGCCTCAGAAAAGCTTCCCAGAGAAGTCTCCTGTTAACGGCACCGGTGAACCTCCAAAGACCAACAGCACTGCCACGTACAACTACAACCGTTTTGTGCCCAAGCCGTACACAACCTCTGCAAGACCGTTCCAGCAAAAGTTTGACACCCCCAAGTTCAACCACAATCTCCTGCCTAATGACTCTCAAAGTAAGACAGATAATGTGAAAGCTCCCGTCAGTACCACAACCAAACCACAGAGCTCACCCCAGCCGACAGACCACGACAGCGGCCTGGACACCTTCACCCGCACCATGGACCAGAAACCCAGATACCAGCAGAACAACATCAACGCCGTACCCAAGGCAATACCTGTCAG CCCGAGTGCTttggaggatgatgatgatgatgatgacagccACACGGTGGTGGCGACGGCACGGGGCATCTTCAACACTAACGGCGGGGTCCTGAGCTCCATTGAGACGGGAGTGAGCATCATTATCCCTCAGGGAGCCATTCCTGACGGTGTGGAGCAAGAGATCTACTTCAAAGTATGTCGGGATAACAGCATCCTGCCACCTCTAGACAAAGAGAAAG GTGAAACTCTGCTGAGTCCCCTGGTGATGTGTGGTCCCCACGGCCTGAAGTTCCTGAAGCCAGTGGAGCTCCGCCTACCTCACTGTGCGTCTATGACCCCTGATGGTTGGTCTTTTGCTCTAAAATCATCCGACTCCTCGTCGG GTGATCCTAAGAGTTGGCAGAACAAATCTGTCCCTGGGGATCCCAACTACCTGGTTGGAGCCAACTGTGTGTCTGTGCTTATTGACCATTTCTGA